taatgaatagttaaaaaaagaaacttgattcctttgaatcatctcatttgatcattgtttaacctcaattatcgttatcatgacttgctgagctagttagctcacccttgcgattcttttatatattttacagttgaaaagaatatggacgatagtgaagttcctcagtccaaagtgcgggctaaggttccagtcgagttggatcgaactagcagaagtttcatgcggtaaagagatagtctgattgtaagaatgattttattatcaagtgtaagttaaattagctaggatttggtacgatgtaataattaaggttgtggcttgttttcatactttaacctgttgcgacccgtggttttgtgaagcagggtcattataaataatatttcttatacaggtttatatattgcatatgtgttgtggaccccaaacttctgacccgggtttggagggcgccacagcgCGTCCTCTCCTTTTCACCCTTTCAAGGATTTCCTTATAAATTTGGGAATCTATTCGCCTCCAAACACTTTCTTCGATCCTCAGCCTCCAAACGCTCACCATATCCCTGAATTTCTGAATTGGGTGGCGCGCCTTGTTCAAGACTCCAAAAAGGGTATCTTGATGGCAGACTCTTCAGACAATTCTTCCACGGACAATATCCCTTAGTCCAAAAGGATAGATCCCCAGCCCCAATTAGTACAGAACTGGACGATGATGACTAGTTTGAGAGTTTGAATGCTGACATGTATAGGGGTGTTGAGAGGGGTATCAACGTAGGTGCTGGACCTTCCAAAGTTTCCTACAGGGCTGTTTCTCCTAGCCTATCTCCTCAACAAACACAGGGCGCGCCTACTTCTCCTATTTCTGAGGGCGCACCTGAAGGAAATGTATCGCCACTTCGCGATAAGGCAAATTTCTTTGATGAGGATTCCTTCCAGTTCTCTACCTCTCCTGAACCTTCTCCAATCCTCTTCCAACACTGGGAAGTTTCTGACAACGAATTAGACTTTGATTGGGATGAATTCGAGCCATGCAATGAAGCTGTGAAGAAACATTTCAGGAAGGAACATGGGAAGTTTTTCTGCGTGGGCCTGTCCTCAGCTTGTTCAGATGAGCAACTGGGATGGCTCATGGAATTTTATGATATGGAAGGTATATGGGCACGCCCTTTAAGCATGATGTAGCCTCATATCTTCAATTATGGGAGGAACTTCAAAATCCCTAAGATGGTAACTAGCCCTAAGCTGGTATCCTTAGGAGTAGGCGCACCCTTACATCCCTATCTTAGGAAAGTGATAGAACTTTATGACGTGGCTCCACTCCAACTTTCTCCCAATAGCTACAAGTTTATTCTGGCCCTGTTCATTCTCTATATGGACTTGGGTTTTCCTCAGCCTTCAATGGTCGAAGTCACTTATTTTTTCAACCTAAGAAAGTCTGACCACGGGTACTACTACTTGGTTGTAGACAAGCAGCACAACAAGAAGGGTTTTTCCTCTGGTAAGCTCAGCCATGAAAAAGGCCGGAAGGAAAACTTCTTTTACTTGTATGACGTTCCCAGATTAAGGATAAGATTCAACAAGTCACCAAGTAAGGGCGCGCCCTTTCTTTATCTTTTCCCAACATTATTTCTATGttcctttttcctttttttttacATCCTTATACTTTTTCAGACAGACCAGTGGCCAAACCACTTAAGGGCGAGCCCAAAAAATGAGCTGAAGCCCTTCTCAGAGTGGCTGCTGACAGGTGGAACCTGAAGACCTTAGTCACCCGGACCAATTTGATGCGAGTCGGAATCCTTTCTGATCAGGTAGGGACGAAGTGTAAATATGTAAAATTTAGGAAAGGTGCTCCTGTTTCCTATGTCATCGACCtagatagtgaagaagaggctgaagaagaagaagcagaagaTAGTTCTTTTCAAGGCCAAGATCCTTCAGGTTCAACAATTGCAGAGTCTAAAGGCGCGCCCTTCTATAATTGGCGCGTCCTAGCTTCTTTTTTTTAGCTTTTATATTTGCATACTAGATATAAATTCCTGTTAATATGGTTAATCTTTCCGCCCCTTAGGGCACACCCTTTCACTCTAGGCGTAGCACTTTATGCATGTTTATAAATGTTATCTTCATCAATTGCCTTTATTTATTGCTCTGTTTAGCACACCTAACTGTCACGTTCAATTAATATGTTCTATGTTTTATGTAGAAATGGCTCCTCCAAGAATCCCCAAATCCTTTGGGGCGCGCCCTGGTGACAAGCCCAAGCCTAAGCCAAAGAAAGATGCTCCTGCAGCACAGGCATCCATCCCCACTCCAACTTCTATCCCTCAAACAACTGCTGTCCTAAAAAGGCCCGTGATTGACCTCACAGATAAATAGGGCGCGTCCAAGAGGCATATAGCAGAGGGCGCGCCTTCTGGCTCATCTGCTGCTTTGAACGCTCTTGGCCCCATGGGTTCCCTTCACATTtcagatgaagaagtggaacagTGGCAAGCCATGGACTTGGGAGATGCCGCTCGTGCCTCTATAAAGGCATCTTGCCAATTGTTCATCCACTCCACCCGAGTGGTGGACAAGCTTCTTGAAGAGGGGGCGCGCCTAGAGAGGCTGCAGGGTGACAATAACATTCTGAGGAACACCCTCAAAGACAAGGACTTTCTGCATGCCAAGGACATCAAAGCCAAGGACTCTGAAATCTCCTTTCTCAAGGATGATGTGGCCAATCTTACTTCTCAGCTAGAGATTGCCAACAAAAAGGCTATCTCTCTCCACACTGAGCTTGGTGGAACTAATTTGAGGATCGAATATCTGGAGAAGCAACAGAAAATGGGCTGGCCTGATGAGAAGAGggaaatgattgatgaagcaTTTGCCAATGGTTTCCACTTCTACATGATTGGTTTTGTGGCCAATGATCCTGACTACACTTTTAAAAAGTTTGGGGAGGAAACGATTGCTGAGATGGTAAAATTCAAGAAGGAGCATGCTGATGAAATCAAGGCGAGGAGGGTAGAGCTTGGATTAGAAAAAGAAGATGAGGGCGCGCCAAGAGGGGAACCCTCCAAGGACGCGCCTGAAGCTGATCCCACTGTTCCTCTTCAAACCATTCCTCCAACAGACCAATCTCAGGGCGCGCCTTGATTTATGTTTAATCTTACACCCGTACTAAAGTTTCAAATACTACTGAGGAGCCAGCTCTCTTTTGATGCTGTGCAAAATTGTATGACTTATTTTTCTGCTACTCTTTTAGCTTTGCATCATGACATTTCGTATGACTTAATATGATTTTATCTTTTCCCGTATGCATAAAAATTTGTTAAGGCATTTTGATTTTTTCTTGGCCATTTCATGTTTCCAAAATCATGACTCATACTTCCATGATGGCGCGCCTTTGTATCATGTTTCCATGAATTTGCAGTCAGTTCGTCATGACTTATGTTACTATAGGGCGCGCTCTTTGATATTTAAGGAATATTTATTAGCACATTTGTgggttttttttctttttatgtGATCTCAAAGTCGTCCCCATATCATTAAGATCTATAGACTCCTTTCTTGTAACATTTTAGCAATGAGGGCGCGCCTTATTTCTTTTGCAAATAACACGTACTTTTTCTTATCAGTAATACCTTTGCGATATTTTTACTTAAGTGTCAGTCCAAGGGCGCGCCTTAAGCTACAGGACTTTTACCTTAGCTTATTTGGCTAGCCATATGCATACTATGTTATCTTGATTATAAAGCAATAGTTATTCGATAGGGCGTGCCTCAACATGGGGCGCGCCTCTGGTGTTTTTCGAATGAAAGTTTTCGTGTCAAGCAGATAAAGCAATTTAAAGTAACTTCTCCCTTTTATTGATAAGGCGCTCTAGTGTATAAATTACACCAGTCTCATGGCTATCATGCTCTATggggaaattatttgaaaattttcttccttctgctagttccaaggttcgcagtcacatgtactacccccctaggctaggaggaatttatttcTACTAGTCTACTACATAGGAGTTAAGCATAAAAAATAAGGGGGACACAACCATACCCTACTGATCATATTTCCATAAATGTTCTACATTCCATGCTCGAGGAATAAGTTTACCATCCAGATCTTCCAAGCGATAGGTTCCCTTCCAGAGTATAGCTTTGACtttgtacggtccttcccaattagctccaagcacCCCGTGCTGAGCTATCTTAGTGTTAGGTATAACCTTTCACAACACAAGATCTCCAACCTTGAACGACACGGATTTCACCTTTTTATTGAAGTACCTTGCGATTCTCTGCTGATATGCAGCAAGCTTTAATTGAGAGTTCGTTCGGGCTTCATCTAACAAATCCAAGTGAAGCTTCTGGTTAACTTCTGCATCTTCCTCAACAAACACGTCTctccggagggatccggctcctaCCTCTACGGGAACCATGGCCTCATACCCATAAGTCAGCAGgaagggggtttctcctgtgGTCGATCTAGGGGTCGTATTGTAAGACCAAAGGACCATGGGCATCTCCTCTGGCCAATCTCCTTTTTTCTCTTCTAACTTTGCCTTCAAGGTatgttttatgattttgtttatagCCTCCGTCTGACCATTACTCTGCGGATGATAAACTGCGGCAAAGTCCTTTTTGATTTTCAAGTCCTCACAAAGCTTCCTTAACTCTTTACTATCAAACTGCTTCCCATTGTCGAAGATGAGTTTGTAGGGGATACCAAACCTGCATACTATGGAATTGAAAACAAAATCCCTTATCTTCTTTGTTGTAATCATGGCTAGTGGCATAGCTTCTGCCCATTTGGTAAAGTAGTCCACCGCTAACACGGCATATTTCACACCCCCCTTTGCTTTGGGCAACTCTCCAAtgagatcaattccccacatggcaaaaggCCAAGGACTTGCCAATGAGGTAATGGTAGATGCCGGGGCGTTGGAATAGTTGGCGAATCGCTGGCAACGATCGCAAGCCCGGACAAAATTGAAGGCATCTTCTCtcatagttggccagtagtatCCTTGTCTGAGTACTTTTAATGCCAAGGAACcacccccgagtgattgccacacATCCCTTCGTGCACCTCTCTGAGAATATAACTTCCTTCTTCCATATCCACACAACGTAATAGTGGCTGGTTAAATCCTCTCTTGTATAATATCCCATCGTATTCAACATACTTTGTAGCCTGGTACCGAAGGCATCGAGCCTGTAGTTTGTCTTCCGGTACAACTCCTGTCTGAATATAGTTATGAATGGGGGTCATCCAGCTTTCTCGCGGGACTTCTTGTGTCTGAAACACCTCTACCTCCAGAATACTTGGGATTTCCTGGATTCCCAAAGGGATTTGTCCAAGTTGGACGCTGTCCATCTATGACCCCATCTTGGCCAAAGCATCCGCATTACTATTTTCTTCTCGTATAACGCTTTCTAGCCTGgcacttaaaatatttttcaatagGCGTTGTACACATCTCATATATAACTCCGTCCGCGGTCCCCGGGCTTGGAAACCTCCGTTGACCTGGTTCACAACTAATTCGGAATCGCTCCAGACTATCAGATTCATGGCCCCCACCTCCAGAGCTAATTTCAGACCATTGATCAAagcttcatactcagcatcattgttagtagcataaaacttgaaatggaAAGCACTCATCAAATGGTGCCCTTCTGGAGTGACTACGACAATCCCGACACCTGATCCATTATTGTTCACGACCCCATCGACATGTAATATCCACCAAGGGTGTGGTAGGTCCTGCCTCTTTTCATCATGAAAACTTCCTTGCGAGGTAGGTTCCACCAACACTATGGCCTTGTCATCAACTTCTGCATCGAACTCAAGTATAAAATTAGCCAGCGCTTGTCCCTTAATTGTCGTGCGAGGACAATACTCCAAATCGAATTGTCCTAGCTCTACTGCCCATTTTAACATTCTCCCCGACAATTCGGGTTTATGTAGAATGTGCCAAAGCGGATAAGCGGTGCGAACTTCTGTTCGGTGAGCCTGAAAGTATGGTCTTAACTTTCGTGCTGCAAGAATAAGAGCGTACACCAGTTTTTTCATGTTGGTATACCTGGTTTCTGTATCGAACAACCTTTTGCTCACATAGTATAAGGGCCACTGGTGGCTTGCTTCTTCCTTTACCAACACCGCGCTGACGGAGTATTCAGATACTGCCAAGTACAGACTCAATGTTTCTCCGTCTTCTGGCTTGGCCAACATAGGAGGATTTCCCAACTACTATTTGATTTTCAGAAAAGCCTCTTCACACTCAGGGGTCCACAGAAAATCCTTCCCCCTTCCTTTGATTGCCTTGAAAAAATTCTTTGCACCTATCTGATGACTTTAAGACAAATCGATTTAGGGCCGCGATCCTTCCTGTCAGGCTCTGTACTTGTTTGACGCTGGTGGGAGATTTCATGTCTAGCAGAACTTTGATTTTTGCCGGGTTAGCCTTAATCCCCGGGTGGTTGACCATGAATCCCAAGAATTTCCCTGACTCCACACCGAACACACACTTCTGCGGGTTTAACTTCATCTAATATTTTTTCAGAATATGGAACATCTCAGCTAAGTTGGCGATGTGGTCTTCCTTCCTTTTAGACTTTACGAGCATATCATCCATATATACTTCCATCGTCTTCCCAATCTGCTTCTTGAACATTTTGTTTACCAATCTTTGATAAGTGGCATCGGCGTTGATCAGACCAAATGGCATTCCGATATAGCAATAGAGCCCTATATCAGTAATAAAAGAGGTGTGCTCCTGGTCAGGCTCATACATAAGAATTTGGTTATACCCGGAGTATGCGTCCATGAAGCTGAGCAAGGCATGTCCTGCCGTGGCATCGACCAACTGATCGATTCTTGGTAGGGGAAAACTATCTTTTGGACACGCCTTATTCAGATCGGTGAAATCAACGCATGTTCTCCATTTACCGTTGGGTTTTTTTACCAACACTGGATTTGCTAGCCACTCTGGGTAGAAGAATTCTCGAATTAGTCCGACGTCCAAGAGTCTCTCTACTTCCTCTTCTAGGGCTATAGCTCTCTCTCCGCTTACGGCCCTGCGTTTTTGTCGAACCCCTTTATGCTTGGGGTCAATATTCAATCGATGGCACATTACCTCTGGATTAATTCCTACCATATCAGAATGgctccatgcaaatacatcaaggTTCGCCAAGAGAAATATTGAAAGACCCTCCTTCAACCTTGGTGCCAACTGAGATCCTATTCTCAAAACTTTGCTTGGATCTTTTTCATCGACAGATTGTATCTTCTGCTGGCCCCATCTTCTCCGTCGGCATCGGT
The sequence above is drawn from the Apium graveolens cultivar Ventura chromosome 2, ASM990537v1, whole genome shotgun sequence genome and encodes:
- the LOC141691323 gene encoding uncharacterized protein LOC141691323 produces the protein MLAKPEDGETLSLYLAVSEYSVSAVLVKEEASHQWPLYYVSKRLFDTETRYTNMKKLVYALILAARKLRPYFQAHRTEVRTAYPLWHILHKPELSGRMLKWAVELGQFDLEYCPRTTIKGQALANFILEFDAEVDDKAIVLVEPTSQGSFHDEKRQDLPHPWWILHVDGVVNNNGSGVGIVVVTPEGHHLMSAFHFKFYATNNDAEYEALINGLKLALEVGAMNLIVWSDSELVVNQVNGGFQARGPRTELYMRCVQRLLKNILSARLESVIREENSNADALAKMGS